In Silene latifolia isolate original U9 population chromosome 6, ASM4854445v1, whole genome shotgun sequence, the genomic window ATACATATACAGctggttgtataatccatgaattgtGATTTTAGCTAGATTATCGTTATTATATATATAAGTGATCATTATATTGTTAGACCTTAGATACCTATGTAcatggtattattattattattattattgttgttgttgttgttatgtaTGTGGTACTTTCATCTTATCTTTATCTAAATTTTCTAAAATATCATGATTATTTTTCCGATTGCCTTTTCACAATCTCATTAAAATGTCCGTAATTTATTGACATAATATCATGATAACTTAATGAATACCTCCAAATTACATAAGGAATAAAAAACTTAAACCTTATCCAATGCACAATTTGGATATTTTGTTTGTTTGGAATATGGATATTGTTTATCAAATTATTAAGCATAAACATCTATTGAATTAAAATGGTTAGAATTAGCTATAGTGTCCCTTTCTTCAACTTGATCTATAGGAAATCTAGAATCTCAATGAACCTAACACCTTGTTACAACAACACAAATCCTTATTTGTGACGGCTCACAAGCTTATAATGGCTCACATCcaatttaaataatatttaaaaaaaaaaaaagaggatttTGAGATGTAAGGACTGTCACAAACAAAATTTTCTGTTACAACAATTAACATCACGAAAGCATACATAAGAAATTCTCCGTATTTAATATTGAAAATTAATCACCAACGAAATGACGAATGATGTTTAAACTTTAAACCCATAAGATAATAATAGACCTACCTTAAATGTTATGATGGATTCCTTCGTCTTAATGAGACTAATTGTAAGTTTAATTAATCCAATACATGCATAAGACTAATTGTAAGTTTAATTAATCCAATACATGCATGTATCAATGTATATCAATCAACTTGATTGCTTCCCTGATTACCTATCCCGTCTGATTTTTAGGTAATGGTGTGACATTCAATCTCACAACATATTTTGGTAGATATATTGCTACACTATAGTCTTTGTATGAAAATGGTAATTAAATTTTGTTGGTAATATGTCACTTCAACGAGGGCAAATAAACATCGAGTAATAAATTCCGAAAAAAAAATGGTCTAAAAGGAGCCATAAGGCGATTTTAATGCTGACGGAATTTAAACTCAGGTCATGAGGATCATCTTTTATGAACTTTACAAACTAAACTAATTGGCATAAACCTGACGTTATTGTGCCATAAACCACTAGAAGCGATTTGGCCATCGACATATTAACACAACACTCTTACAACTATTCACTAGACAAGACGAGTAAAGAACTCAAATTTACTTGACCAGCTTATGTCAGATGCGTTAAACAAAAACTTAATTTACACTAAAATAAACAGAAAATTCGATTTCTTTTATACATGTTCAATTATAAAATGTGCTTTTCATTTATAATAAGAAACAAATTAATATCAATATTAATTTCTTGATTCCAAAGTTTTACGTAGCATCTAGAAAAGATATTTGGTTATTCCAAATGGATCATTGTCTTTTTTAAATACAACAAAAATAAGAGGCCAATCTTACGCCAACCGGCCCACATCCAATAATTCTTATCTTCATACGATCATACGCCATTCTTATTTATCCACTTACtaaaatcacaaatatatatCCAACTTTGGTGCAACAATTTATAAATTTATTCATCCAAATCGTTTTAAAAAAATTACATTTATTTGTtctaagaaaaaaaaatgatgaatggaAATGGAGGATTATTCAAAGGATTTCAAAAGGGTTGTTTCTTAACGTCGAATGGAACTGTCATGAGACCGTCTCATAGGTGTTTATATTAGAATTAATCCAAATGTTCTAATCATAAGTTCCTGAATTGTAGGACTTATTAGTTGCATTTCTGTTTTTTGCTTTCCTGCATTATAGTAGTTGAAAAAGTGGTGATCCTATTGTCTAGGCATTACTTCAGTCGTGGTTTAAGGCATCAGTTGCTACCACattatttttctatttaagcaatGTAATTTCCATTCAATTAATCAAGAAAtcttctccctttctcatatttgttttaaataaacCTCACAAAATTCACAACAAATTGGTATCAGGTCTTTAGGTTTCGTATCCTAGGACTTGTCATGGCTTCCAACGGATCAAGCTCAAATGGTCTCTCTCATTTGCCAATATTTAAGGGTGTGAAGTATCAATTCTGGGAATTGAAAATGAAGACTCTGTTTCGTTCACAGGAGTTGTGGGAATTGGTTGAGACTGGCTTTGTAGATGCCAAGTCTGAAGAGCCAGATGCAACTCTTAAGGAGAAAAGAAAGAAGGATGCCAAGGCTCTGTTTATCATTCAGCAGGCCTTGGATGATGAGATCTTTTCTCGCATTGCTTCCGCTACTACATCCAAGGAGGCCTGGGATATTCTGAGATCAGAATATCTAGGTGACAAGAAGGTAGTCAAGGTGAGACTACAAACATTGAGGAGAGAGTTTGAGACTTCTCTCATGGGTGACAAAGAGTCTGTACAAGACTATTTGTCTAGGATCTCTGGGGTAGTTCAGCAAATGAGAGCTTATGGAGAGAATATGAGTGATGAGCTAGTAGTTGGCAAAGTTCTGAGGAGCCTGACACAGAAGTATGACTATATTGTGACTGCCATTGAGGAATCAAATGATTTAGAAAAATATTCATTTGATGACTTGATGGGATCATTGTTGGCACATGAAGAAAGGCTAAAGAGATCTTCAGAGAAGAAGGAGGAGCAGGCATTTGTCTCCAAGGGTGATT contains:
- the LOC141586251 gene encoding uncharacterized protein LOC141586251, whose product is MASNGSSSNGLSHLPIFKGVKYQFWELKMKTLFRSQELWELVETGFVDAKSEEPDATLKEKRKKDAKALFIIQQALDDEIFSRIASATTSKEAWDILRSEYLGDKKVVKVRLQTLRREFETSLMGDKESVQDYLSRISGVVQQMRAYGENMSDELVVGKVLRSLTQKYDYIVTAIEESNDLEKYSFDDLMGSLLAHEERLKRSSEKKEEQAFVSKGDSSKDRSKSGRGRGRGGFRGRGRGRSSGQSSEAQTKDSQSGVL